Proteins from a single region of Acidobacteriota bacterium:
- a CDS encoding PD40 domain-containing protein, translating into MKENKDSNLPSIEISLLGRFGAKIDGVPIDEKRWSRSSAKSLVKLLALKPFHTLHREQIMDLLWLEQTPETALNNLNKAIYGARRAFEPDLEKGSASQFLVTQKNQIVLSSPGMLRIDLDEFERLANLALQNNDIDAGQKALEIYQGDLLTEDIYEDWIYSRRETLRLLFRKTATKTAALYAAGNDRTASIEILKKLSCDDPSDEYVQRLLMRLYAETGSKYQAIKQFEQCRDSLRALGIEPESETIKIEQSIKRGEILPVANEIKATPTIPVIAAPRIRQLTFQNGLVRTPRFLPGGQSIVFSAAWNGNAAELYSMPLDTGEMHCLDTENAEVFSVSTAGEIAVALQPKFEGYFNSSVLGKLTLNNRPTHEILDGVHWADWHPARKDENSLPDEQCLAVVCERDKKTYLEYPVGNVIFETAGWIGHPRFSNDGRKIAFIEHPLHYDDRGYVSVIDLESKEHRRLTENMPSVQGLAWSNDEIWFTGSREGPARMINAIDHKGKERLIYRGTGRLTIHDVSASGAVLVTDDSVRIQAVGGGAGEEIERNLSWHDWTLVRDLTDDGETLLFEEAGFSGGSELTTYIRKTDGSAPRKLGNCSAAAFSPDNQFALLRYLTPHHQLAFVPLGEGEIKLLENDPDDRLAYEVYVDFFPDGKRIIFTATGSSGRRVYVQNIDGGKPVPFTSDEGVTMGSLHSISTAGRYVVLTDSEHRLRLYQTSDGTSTPLKNLEKDFWMIRWADDGENLFVWKRDGLPAVVYKYNPVSGTKEEWLTLMPKDPLANQMVGIKLSPDGKTYAYSYIRESSELFLMEVIK; encoded by the coding sequence ATGAAAGAGAATAAAGATTCCAATCTACCTTCAATAGAAATCTCATTGCTTGGCAGATTTGGGGCGAAAATTGACGGCGTTCCGATTGATGAGAAGCGCTGGTCGCGCAGTTCCGCTAAATCTCTGGTTAAACTGCTCGCACTCAAACCGTTTCACACGCTGCACCGCGAACAGATTATGGATCTGTTGTGGCTTGAGCAAACGCCGGAGACTGCGCTGAACAATCTGAACAAGGCTATTTATGGCGCGCGTCGGGCTTTTGAACCTGATCTGGAAAAAGGTTCGGCCTCGCAATTTCTGGTAACCCAAAAGAATCAGATCGTTCTCAGTTCGCCCGGAATGTTGCGGATCGATCTCGACGAATTTGAAAGACTCGCCAATTTGGCACTGCAGAACAACGATATCGATGCGGGACAGAAGGCTCTCGAAATTTATCAGGGCGACTTGCTCACGGAAGACATTTACGAAGATTGGATTTACTCCCGCCGCGAAACGCTCCGGCTTTTGTTTCGCAAAACAGCGACCAAAACCGCCGCGCTTTACGCTGCCGGAAACGATCGAACTGCGAGTATCGAGATCTTGAAAAAGCTGTCTTGTGACGATCCGTCCGATGAATACGTGCAACGGTTGTTGATGCGTTTATACGCAGAAACGGGGAGCAAATACCAGGCAATAAAGCAGTTTGAGCAATGCCGCGATTCTCTCCGCGCTCTCGGCATCGAGCCCGAATCGGAAACAATAAAAATCGAGCAGAGCATCAAACGCGGTGAAATTCTGCCGGTTGCAAACGAAATAAAAGCCACGCCCACCATTCCGGTGATCGCCGCGCCCCGGATTCGACAGCTTACGTTTCAAAACGGTTTGGTCAGAACCCCCAGATTTTTGCCCGGCGGCCAATCAATCGTTTTCAGCGCGGCCTGGAACGGCAACGCGGCCGAGCTTTACTCGATGCCGCTTGATACCGGCGAAATGCATTGTTTAGATACCGAGAATGCCGAGGTTTTTTCGGTTTCCACCGCCGGAGAAATAGCCGTCGCCCTGCAACCAAAGTTCGAAGGATATTTCAACAGTTCCGTTCTGGGCAAATTAACACTCAATAACAGACCGACGCACGAGATTTTAGACGGCGTTCATTGGGCGGACTGGCATCCGGCACGAAAGGATGAAAACTCACTTCCTGACGAACAGTGTTTGGCCGTCGTTTGCGAACGTGACAAGAAGACCTATCTGGAATATCCGGTCGGCAATGTAATTTTCGAAACTGCGGGTTGGATCGGACATCCGAGATTTTCAAACGACGGGCGGAAGATCGCCTTCATTGAACATCCGCTGCATTATGACGACCGCGGTTATGTGTCGGTGATCGATCTGGAAAGCAAAGAACATCGCCGGCTCACCGAAAATATGCCGAGCGTTCAGGGGTTGGCCTGGTCGAACGATGAAATTTGGTTTACGGGGTCGCGCGAAGGTCCGGCGCGGATGATCAACGCGATCGATCATAAAGGCAAGGAACGCCTGATCTATCGCGGAACCGGCAGACTGACGATTCACGACGTTTCCGCGAGCGGAGCTGTTCTCGTGACAGATGATAGTGTGCGTATTCAGGCCGTCGGCGGCGGCGCGGGCGAGGAGATCGAGCGCAATCTTTCGTGGCACGACTGGACGCTGGTCCGAGACTTAACGGATGACGGCGAAACCTTGCTGTTCGAAGAAGCCGGATTCAGCGGGGGAAGCGAGCTGACCACCTATATCCGCAAAACCGACGGTTCAGCGCCCCGAAAACTCGGCAACTGTTCGGCGGCCGCCTTTTCGCCTGATAACCAATTCGCACTTTTGCGATATCTGACCCCGCATCATCAATTGGCTTTCGTCCCGCTCGGCGAGGGCGAGATCAAACTACTGGAAAACGATCCCGACGATCGGTTGGCTTATGAAGTGTATGTCGATTTTTTCCCGGACGGCAAACGGATCATTTTCACCGCCACCGGAAGCAGCGGTCGGCGTGTCTATGTCCAAAACATCGACGGCGGCAAGCCCGTCCCGTTCACGTCCGACGAAGGCGTGACAATGGGCTCACTTCATTCGATTTCGACCGCCGGCAGATATGTTGTCTTAACCGATTCCGAACACAGACTGAGGCTTTACCAAACCTCCGACGGCACTTCTACGCCGCTAAAGAATCTGGAAAAGGATTTTTGGATGATTCGCTGGGCGGATGACGGTGAAAATCTGTTCGTGTGGAAACGCGACGGTCTGCCGGCAGTCGTTTACAAATACAATCCGGTGAGCGGAACGAAGGAAGAATGGCTGACACTGATGCCGAAAGATCCGCTGGCCAATCAAATGGTCGGAATCAAACTCTCGCCGGACGGCAAAACGTACGCTTACTCCTACATACGCGAATCGTCCGAACTGTTTTTGATGGAAGTCATTAAATGA
- a CDS encoding M12 family metallopeptidase — MSKTLRKNSSNNRIVIFLMILGLTTIFLSGCGQQPAEPAKNTASNTTTNSPDSAPTEGYTGETKKQELKNISLPFAEGEDLSVEVANDGTVIYERDMILGNISDFTKNSSPASAQLSGDTSAKKDTKPGIWANSTIPYVLPDNHGKKDVILAGIKEINEKTNICLVPRTTETDYVEFVSKDGSWARLGRVGGRQEISIDQTWTSLKAGTVAHEIMHTAGFVHMQSREDRDENVTINSDNIESGKESQFRKLKDKSSNIGAYDFTSVMHYSAKGFSKNGKNTIDVKAGGDASKMGQRDALSTGDIAAIAVKYTTAGACKSGGESKTTAAAGTCGEAPGDDEVYIYEHIFSQDKGGKCVKLGVGEYKDAAATGLADNIMSSIRVGKNVHAVVCDKENFDGACMAFDADDDNFTNNATLKNDIASSVKVVKAEICSATATVAMPIAWTNKTDKTLRINWVKSDCTEENNSREIKPGDVYNGSAGVGHIFHITNFQTGEKYGYIHVNKSTATQDIKDIK; from the coding sequence ATGAGCAAAACACTACGAAAGAACAGTTCCAACAATCGAATCGTCATTTTTTTGATGATTCTCGGCTTGACTACAATTTTTTTGTCCGGCTGCGGGCAACAACCTGCTGAACCGGCAAAAAATACAGCGTCCAACACAACTACCAATAGTCCTGATTCCGCACCTACTGAAGGCTACACGGGTGAGACCAAAAAGCAGGAATTGAAGAACATCTCACTTCCTTTTGCTGAGGGTGAGGACCTGTCAGTCGAAGTTGCCAACGACGGCACGGTGATCTACGAAAGAGATATGATTCTCGGAAATATTTCCGATTTCACCAAGAACAGTTCACCGGCAAGCGCTCAGTTATCAGGCGATACATCAGCGAAAAAAGATACGAAACCCGGGATTTGGGCTAACTCCACAATCCCATATGTCCTTCCGGACAACCATGGCAAAAAAGATGTTATTTTAGCGGGTATCAAGGAAATAAACGAAAAAACAAACATTTGTTTAGTGCCTAGAACCACTGAAACAGACTATGTTGAGTTTGTCTCGAAAGATGGAAGTTGGGCGAGGCTTGGCAGAGTGGGGGGGCGACAGGAAATCTCCATTGATCAGACCTGGACATCCCTGAAGGCGGGCACTGTGGCTCACGAGATAATGCACACTGCCGGATTCGTCCACATGCAATCACGTGAAGATCGTGATGAAAATGTGACAATCAACTCCGACAACATCGAATCAGGCAAGGAATCTCAATTCCGGAAGCTGAAGGATAAGTCAAGCAACATCGGTGCATATGATTTTACCTCTGTCATGCACTACTCTGCTAAGGGTTTTTCCAAAAATGGTAAAAATACAATTGATGTCAAAGCGGGCGGGGACGCTTCGAAAATGGGACAACGCGATGCCTTGAGTACCGGGGATATTGCAGCAATTGCAGTTAAATACACCACTGCGGGGGCGTGCAAGTCCGGAGGCGAATCAAAGACCACCGCGGCAGCCGGAACATGCGGAGAGGCTCCCGGTGATGACGAAGTCTATATCTATGAACATATTTTCAGCCAGGACAAAGGCGGAAAATGTGTGAAGTTAGGAGTAGGCGAATACAAAGATGCCGCCGCCACGGGCTTAGCCGACAACATTATGAGTTCGATCAGAGTTGGTAAAAATGTTCACGCAGTCGTCTGTGACAAAGAAAATTTTGACGGAGCCTGTATGGCATTTGATGCGGATGACGATAATTTTACGAACAATGCAACGCTGAAAAATGATATTGCCTCCTCGGTTAAGGTTGTCAAAGCAGAGATCTGTTCCGCGACCGCGACCGTGGCAATGCCTATTGCCTGGACGAACAAAACGGATAAAACCCTTCGCATAAATTGGGTCAAAAGTGATTGCACGGAAGAAAACAACTCGAGAGAAATCAAACCCGGTGATGTTTATAACGGGTCGGCGGGTGTCGGTCACATCTTCCACATCACTAACTTCCAAACGGGAGAAAAGTATGGATATATCCATGTGAACAAATCAACCGCAACTCAGGATATTAAAGACATCAAATAG